In a genomic window of Quercus lobata isolate SW786 chromosome 4, ValleyOak3.0 Primary Assembly, whole genome shotgun sequence:
- the LOC115985567 gene encoding receptor-like protein 33, producing MLDLSENQLEGWLPRSLVNCAKLEFLILGNNRLHDVFPYWLGKLPELKVLILRSNRFHGDMGSPASNFEFQKLRILDLSYNNFRGKLPLGFFKNLIAMKNVPEEHLTYVQAIATIYLLGFALNENYDYSMTITNKGVKTVYAKILDFFTAVDLSCNKFDGEIPEVIGNLKVLHLLNLSNNFLTDRIPSSLGDLHQLESLDLSQNNLSGEIPQQLTELIFLEFFNVSYNNLTGPIPQGKQFNTFQMSSFEGNFGLCGDQITRNCGDSKSLAPPSIFEDDHGSESPFDFNWKAILLGYGCGLIIGGIIGHIMTTRKHDWFMKNFGNRRRQREISAKRRGSRN from the coding sequence ATGTTAGACTTAAGTGAGAATCAATTAGAAGGATGGCTACCAAGATCACTGGTCAATTGTGCAAAGCTAGAGTTTCTTATTCTTGGAAACAATCGACTCCATGATGTTTTCCCTTATTGGTTGGGAAAACTTCCCGAGCTTAAGGTTCTCATTTTGCGATCTAATAGATTTCATGGTGATATGGGGAGTCCTGCATCCAATTTTGAGTTCCAAAAGTTGCGTATTCTTGACCTCTCTTACAATAATTTTAGAGGTAAATTGCCACTTGGAttcttcaaaaatttgattgcaATGAAAAATGTCCCAGAGGAACACTTGACATACGTGCAAGCAATTGCCACCATCTACCTGTTGGGTTTTGCattgaatgaaaattatgatTACTCAATGACAATAACAAACAAAGGTGTTAAAACAGTGTATGCAAAGATTTTGGACTTCTTCACTGCCGTTGATCTATCATGCAACAAATTTGATGGAGAGATTCCAGAAGTTATTGGGAATCTAAAGGTGCTTCATTTGCTCAACCTTTCCAACAACTTCCTCACTGATCGTATTCCATCATCCTTGGGGGATCTACATCAATTAGAATCTTTAGATCTTTCTCAAAACAATCTCTCAGGAGAGATCCCACAACAACTTACAGAACTCATTTTCCTTGAATTTTTCAATGTATCTTATAATAATCTCACAGGTCCTATACCACAAGGGAAACAATTTAACACATTTCAAATGAGTTCATTTGAAGGAAATTTTGGACTCTGTGGAGACCAAATAACAAGGAATTGTGGCGATTCCAAGTCCTTAGCACCCCCTTCAATTTTTGAGGACGATCATGGATCAGAGTCTCCGTTTGATTTTAATTGGAAAGCAATCCTGCTGGGGTATGGATGTGGGCTAATTATTGGAGGGATTATTGGGCACATAATGACCACCAGAAAACATGATTGGTTTATGAAGAATTTTGGAAATAGACGACGCCAAAGGGAAATAAGCGCCAAGAGAAGGGGAAGTAGAAACTGA
- the LOC115985568 gene encoding anthocyanidin 3-O-glucosyltransferase 2-like — translation ISIAHCISIILHIFIHIYDNRKKGRREEVLIKYLVKQTMELMFNPFPSISHLIPMVELAKLLTERDDRLVIKIFIMKQSSDSKVSAYIESLNSSSISNRIKFIDLPAEDEPTTSFNSFSFLESQKPLLKDVLSKLTLAESSSNTSQVAAFVLDMFCTPMIDVANEFGIPTYIYYTSSANALGFTFYFQTLHDEHNQDILAYKDSDTELVVPSFVNKVPAKVLPSGLLVNPFFFFINQARRFKETKGIIINTFMELEPFAINSFSNGKTPLVYPVGPIMNLKGENHEIQKPQNGFDVMKWLDDQPLSSVVFLCFGSMGSFEKDQVKEIAYALEHSGCRFLWSLRKPPPSGGIASPSDYTNLEEILPQGFINRTQGTGNVIGWAPQVAILAHSAIGGFVSHCGWNSTLESLWFGVPFAAWPIYAEQQINAFEMVKELRLAVEVKMDYSKSKQIIVTAMEIERGIREVMDPNSEIRKNVKEIKEKGRKALMDGGSSHSSLDRLIVDLMGNIVH, via the coding sequence ATATCAATTGCACATTGTATTTCTATTATTTTGCACATTTTCATACACATCTACGATAATCGAAAGAAAGGCCGGAGAGAAGAAGTTTTGATAAAATATCTGGTGAAGCAAACAATGGAGTTGATGTTCAATCCATTCCCGAGTATTAGTCACCTTATACCAATGGTAGAGCTTGCAAAGCTATTAACAGAACGAGACGATAGGCTCGTGATAAAGATCTTCATAATGAAGCAATCATCTGACTCAAAGGTTAGTGCCTACATTGAATCGCTTAATTCCTCCTCCATCAGCAATCGTATCAAATTCATTGACCTCCCTGCTGAAGACGAACCCACCACTTCTTTCAATTCCTTTTCATTTCTGGAAAGCCAAAAACCCCTACTCAAAGATGTTCTTTCCAAGCTTACTCTTGCCGAGTCGAGCTCTAATACATCTCAAGTAGCTGCATTTGTCTTGGACATGTTCTGTACACCGATGATAGATGTAGCTAATGAATTTGGTATCCCTACATACATATACTACACCTCAAGTGCTAATGCTCttggtttcactttttattttcaaaccCTTCATGATGAACACAACCAAGACATTTTGGCTTACAAAGACTCAGACACTGAGCTGGTTGTGCCAAGTTTTGTCAACAAAGTCCCAGCTAAGGTCTTGCCTTCTGGACTTCTagttaaccctttttttttttttattaaccaaGCAAGACGGTTCAAAGAAACAAAGGGTATTATTATAAATACATTCATGGAACTTGAACCCTTCGCAATAAACTCCTTTTCTAATGGCAAAACACCACTAGTTTACCCTGTGGGACCTATAATGAACCTGAAGGGCGAAAACCATGAGATCCAAAAGCCCCAAAATGGTTTTGATGTCATGAAGTGGCTTGATGATCAACCTCTATCATCAGTGGTGTTCTTATGCTTCGGTAGCATGGGAAGTTTTGAAAAAGACCAAGTTAAAGAGATAGCATATGCATTAGAGCACAGTGGCTGTCGTTTCCTATGGTCCTTACGCAAGCCACCACCAAGTGGTGGGATTGCAAGTCCAAGTGATTACACAAACCTTGAGGAAATTCTGCCACAAGGGTTCATCAATCGAACACAAGGTACTGGTAACGTTATTGGTTGGGCTCCACAAGTGGCGATCTTAGCCCACTCAGCAATCGGAGGGTTTGTGTCGCATTGTGGGTGGAATTCTACGTTGGAGAGCCTTTGGTTTGGTGTGCCTTTTGCCGCTTGGCCAATTTATGCTGAACAACAAATTAATGCTTTTGAGATGGTGAAAGAGTTGAGATTAGCTGTTGAGGTTAAAATGGATTACAGTAAAAGTAAGCAAATTATTGTAACGGCTATGGAGATAGAGAGAGGAATAAGGGAAGTAATGGACCCCAATAGTGAGATAAGGAAGAACGtgaaggaaattaaagaaaaaggtAGGAAAGCTTTGATGGATGGTGGATCTTCGCACTCTTCATTGGATCGTTTGATTGTTGATTTGATGGGCAACATAGTTCATTGA